The genome window CTGCTCCACATAGGCTGTGAGTTTCTGCGGATTTTTTGGGTCGCGGATTACCTCGGTGCGGGCGTGGCGCTGCGCCGGCGTCAGAAACAAGTCGTAGTGAAAGGGGAGGCGCACGGCGTTAAAGCCTTGCTTGGCCAGAAAATCAATGTCGGCCTTGGTAATGAAGTTCTGGCGGTACTGGCGGTAGAACTCCTCCATCTGGGCCTCCGACATACTACGGAGCAGCCCCTGCTTGATGCGCCATTGGCTGTTGAGCGTATCAGTTTGCAGAATGTAGCTTTCCTGGAGGAGCCAGCCCCCCACGTTGTAGCCGCGCAGCACCACTTCGCGGCCCTGGGCGTCCACCGTTTTTGGGCCGGCGGCCCGTAGCATCGTCAGGTTTTGGCCCGTGCTGGAGCCAACCGAGCAGCCCAGCAGCATGAGCAGCATCCCCAGGCGAAAACCAAGGCCCCTAGTCCAGCCTCTGCGCCAGGGGTCCGGCAGCATAAATAGGCAGTTCATGTGCATAAAGAGAGGTAGAAAAGGATTTTCGACAGAATAGCAGAGAAAAAAACAGGGCGGAGATTCCCCGCCCCGTTTCCGATTTTTCTCACTCACATGTCTTGTTTGTTCTTCATAAGCCGCCGAAACGGAGCGAAAATGCAGTCAGTATTACACCTTACCAGCCCCACTATCAGCCCGTTGCGTATGGATAGCCACCGGCACGTCATCATGGTGCTGCTAGGCTCGCCTAGGTATGCTGCCCGGTACTACCCATGAGCAGGTATCTAGTACATGACTTCGGAAAAGCGGGGGTGTTTGAATTGCCTAGCGACGACAGGACCTTTCGCCTGATGACGAGTAGAATGCAGGCAAGGTGCCGTTAGTGCCGCTGGCACCGCAGCGGCCCCTTGCAACCGACCATGCGGTGAGGAGGCCAGAGCATTGCGCGTATAGCCCCAGATGGGTTCCGTGTGCGAACTACCCGAGTTATCGGCCCGGCAAAGCGTAGCGTGTTTGCATGAGTTGGGTGGGGTTTGGGGTAGGAAGGGGCAGCAGGCAGCCGTTTCCTGGGCAGAAGCGGCGGGCAGAAGGGCACAGCGTGGTACCGGGACGGAAGCCGCTTTCGGGCCCGGCATGCTGCGGGGCCAACCGGAGTGCGCCGGGGCTATAACCAAATATATCAGCATCCATTTTAGAATACCAAGCGTTAAAACCCTGCTCACAATCCGAAAAAGCGACTTTCCCTGTAGTGCACACGTGGGCCTATACGCTTACTGCACACGCAAAAAAGCAACCGCTGCCCTTATGTGATGCCGCCTGTTTAAGTGCTGGCACGGCTACGCAACAATGAAAAAAGCACCTGTTTCAGCGAAATAATTTCCCATTTCTCCAGCAACCAGCGTTGGAGAGCTTTCGACCGAAACATTTCTCCGCCGTACCTTGTGTTGACACGCTAGCCTGCCTGTTCTTACTTCCTCGGCGGGGTAGCTCGTCTCTTCTGCTTTGGGTGCTGTGCACCTCTTTTACCTTTTGCCTGTGCCGCTTTCCAAAACTGCCGCCCCCAAACAAGCTACTGCCATTATTGGGGCGGGCATTGGCGGCATTGCTACGGCCGTGCGCCTGGCTGCTCACGGACACCGCGTAACAGTGTTCGAAGCCCAGGAATCGTTTGGGGGGAAGATGCACCAGTTGGAGCTGCCCGGGGGCTACCGCTTTGATGGGGGCCCATCCTTGTTTACGCTCCCGCACTTAGTTGATGAGCTGTTTCAGCTGGTGGGCCGCAACCCCCAGGACTACTTTCGCTACCAGCGTCTCGACCCCATTACGCAGTATTTCTTTGCCGATGGCATCCGCCTCACGGCCTGGGCCGACGAAGGCCGGTTTGCTCAGGAAGTAGAAGAAAAGCTGGGCGTGCCAGCCACTGAGGTTCTGCGGTTCCTGCGCCGCAGTGGGCAGGCGTACGAAGCCACGGCTGGTACTTTCCTGCAAAAGTCCCTGCACAAAGCGGCTACCTACCTTAGCCCTGAGGTGCTCAAGGCTCTTACTTCTCTTCCCCAACTGGGCCTAACCAGCACCATGCACCAGCGCCACGCGGCTGCTTTCTCGGATCCGCGTCTGGTGCAGCTCTTCGACCGGTTTGCTACCTATAACGGCTCCGACCCCTACCAGGCCCCCGCTACCCTCAGTCTGATTCCGCACCTGGAGCACGGGCTGGGCGCTTACTACCCCGAGGGCGGCATTTATGCTATTGCCCAAAGCCTAGTGCGGCTGGCCGAGGAGCTGGGCGTGCAGTTCCGCTACCAGGAGCCGGTGCTGGAAATCCTGACGGCGGCGGACCGGGTAACCGGAGTACGCACGGCCCAGGATGTGTACGACTTCGGACTGGTAGTCAGCAACATGGATGTGGTGCCCACCTACCGCCACCTGCTACCCCGGCAGCCCGCTCCGGAGCGCACCCTCCGCCAGCCCCGGTCCTCTTCGGCCCTGATTTTCTACTGGGGCATTGCGCGGCGCTTCCCGGAGCTCGGCGTTCATAACATCTTTTTCTCCGAGGACTATAAGCGTGAGTTTGAGGCCATCTTCCAGGAGAAAACCATTGCCGACGACCCCACGGTTTACGTCAATATCACCTCCGGCCACACTCCCACCGATGCCCCCCCCGGCCACGAAAACTGGTTTGTGATGGTAAACGTCCCTCATGACCAAGGCCAGGACTGGGCCGCGCTGGTGCAGCACACTCGCCAAGCCGTGCTCCGCCGGGTCAGCCGGGCCCTAGGTACCGAGGTAGGCCCCCTGATACAGGCGGAACACGTGTGGGACCCGCCGGGCATTGCCACCCGAACTTCTTCCTTTGGTGGGGCCTTGTATGGTAGCTCTAGCAACAACACCCTGGCGGCGTTTCTGCG of Hymenobacter sublimis contains these proteins:
- the crtD gene encoding 1-hydroxycarotenoid 3,4-desaturase CrtD; this translates as MPLSKTAAPKQATAIIGAGIGGIATAVRLAAHGHRVTVFEAQESFGGKMHQLELPGGYRFDGGPSLFTLPHLVDELFQLVGRNPQDYFRYQRLDPITQYFFADGIRLTAWADEGRFAQEVEEKLGVPATEVLRFLRRSGQAYEATAGTFLQKSLHKAATYLSPEVLKALTSLPQLGLTSTMHQRHAAAFSDPRLVQLFDRFATYNGSDPYQAPATLSLIPHLEHGLGAYYPEGGIYAIAQSLVRLAEELGVQFRYQEPVLEILTAADRVTGVRTAQDVYDFGLVVSNMDVVPTYRHLLPRQPAPERTLRQPRSSSALIFYWGIARRFPELGVHNIFFSEDYKREFEAIFQEKTIADDPTVYVNITSGHTPTDAPPGHENWFVMVNVPHDQGQDWAALVQHTRQAVLRRVSRALGTEVGPLIQAEHVWDPPGIATRTSSFGGALYGSSSNNTLAAFLRHPNFSGQLEGLYFCGGSVHPGGGIPLCLLSARIVSDLINN